The DNA segment GACATCGGCCGATATCTGGATGAATACGACATTTGAGGCCAGATATCCCCAGAACTTTTTGAGTTCGGCCACTGTCGGATACTTCTCGCTCAGAGAGCGATGCAGCAGCGCATAGGCATCAAGAAGTCGGTTGAGAGAGCCAAAGTGGGGGATACCTTCAATATCAACCGCAGCGCGCGTCGTCTCTGGATCGGAGTCCTGCTTCGCAATGAGGGCGACAAGTTCACCAGCATGCTCGTAACGGGGCTCCAGCTTTAGGCGAGTCTCGATGTTGCCTTCGGGAGTCGTTCGCCGGGTGGTGAGGATGTCGCTGATTAAGCCGTGATGATCCTCTCCAGTTAGCCGGTTGCGTAACGCGCAGAGCATCAGGAAAAAGGTCGTCAGGCGCTGCTGCCCGTCGATCACTTCGTAGTGGTTGCGATCCCCCTCCACAGGGGCGACCAGGATCGTGCCAATGAAATACTCCGAGGTTGTTGAGCCGACTTGCTCGTCGATGTCATCGAGCAGCAATTGCACCTCCTTTTCCTGCCAAACATATTCCCGTTGATAATCCGGGACGATATAGAAGCAGTTCTTGAAGGCTTCCTCGATGGTGTACTTGTGGTTTTCAATCTTGGCCATACAGTAGAAAACAAAAGAGTTCGGATTATATCACGATGGATTGTTGCACAGGGTTTAACAATTCAAATCCATCTGCATCATTTGTCTTTCTATCTGAATTGCCACTTAGACCTATGATTGTCCACTCACTCTGGTAGAGTTAGAGTGAGATGGAAATACGAACCGCCTACCAATCGTATCGGAAGAAACCCTACGTCGCCCGTTGGTCGGAAAATGGCAAGAGCCGGAACCGGTTCTTCGCCACTGAGAAAGACCGGGCGCAATTCATCGAGAGCTTCCAACAGAACGCCACCCGTCAGGATGCCTCGATCCCGCTCATCGAGCCGCGCAAACTGATCCGCTGGCAGGAAGCGGTCAAACTCGATCCTGCCGCCGACCCGGTGGAGGTTTACCGCTTCTGGCTCCAGCGCAAACCGGCCCAGGCTCGTGAGATTCTGCTCTTGGATGCCAGTCGGGCCTACCTGCAAATGATGGTGGAAGTCGGTCGGGACGTGAATTACACCGGGCACGCCCGCAAGGCGCTGGAAGATTTCCGGGGAGGGGCAGGGGATAAGCCCATTCACACCTATGATGCCGAAGTGCTCCGGGAACACCTCTACGGGCTGCCCTATGCCGCCGTGACGATCCGCCACCGGCGCAGCCATTTGCTCTGCGCCTTCGCCTGGTGGGTGGAGCAGGGATGGCTTTCCGAAAACCCGGTTGAAAAGGTGAAACTGGCGTGACCTCCTAGAATCGTACCATTGCGTTTGAGACCCTGGCGGGTAGAACCCGACCAGAAGTATGAAACGAAAGAGATACACCGAAGAGCAAATCGTGGCGCTCCTGCGCGAGGCAGACGAAGGCCGCAGCGTGGACGATGTTTGCCGCGAGCACAATGTGAGCAAAGCGAGCTTCCATCGTTGGAAGAGCAAGTACGGACAGATGGAGCTGCGCGATGTGAAGCGTCTGAAGGAGCTTGAGCGCGAGAACGCCGAGCTGAAGAAACTGGTGGCCGACCAGCTTTTGAACATCAAAGTACTGGAGCAGGTAAACGCAAAAAAATGGTAAGCCCGGGGCACAAGCGCGAAGCGGTGCGCGAGGTGGCCGAGTCGGGAACGTGCTCGTTACGGGCCGCCTGTCGGTATCTTCGTCTGCACTGGTCGAGCTTCTGCTACCGGGCTAAAACCGCCACCGACAAGATGGTTCGCCTCGTGCGTGCGATCATCGCGGTGAGCCGGACCAACCCGCGCTACGGTTATCGTCGCGTACGAGCGCTGCTGGCCAACGAAGGCTGGCAGGTCAGCCGCAAGCTGGTACAAAAGGTACGCCGGGCTGAAGGGCTGGGCGTGAAGCCGCCGCGCCCCCGGCAACGGCGTCAGGGCAAGTCCACCGGCAAGATCCCGACCGCGGCGACGCATCCGCGGCACGTGTGGAGTTGGGACTTCGTGGCGGATCGCACCGACAATGGAGCGCCTCTGCGGGTGCTCAGTCTGATCGACGAGTTTACCCGCCAGTGCATCAGCCTGACGGTGGCTCGCGGGCTGAAGTCAGCCGACATCGTCGCGGCCTTGGACAAAGCCATCGCCAAGCACGGTGCTCCCGAGCACATCCGTTCCGACAACGGGCCGGAGTTTATCGCTACGGCG comes from the Ruficoccus amylovorans genome and includes:
- a CDS encoding transposase, which codes for MKRKRYTEEQIVALLREADEGRSVDDVCREHNVSKASFHRWKSKYGQMELRDVKRLKELERENAELKKLVADQLLNIKVLEQVNAKKW
- a CDS encoding IS3 family transposase, whose product is MVSPGHKREAVREVAESGTCSLRAACRYLRLHWSSFCYRAKTATDKMVRLVRAIIAVSRTNPRYGYRRVRALLANEGWQVSRKLVQKVRRAEGLGVKPPRPRQRRQGKSTGKIPTAATHPRHVWSWDFVADRTDNGAPLRVLSLIDEFTRQCISLTVARGLKSADIVAALDKAIAKHGAPEHIRSDNGPEFIATATKDYLESKRIKTLYIEPGSPWQNPHVESFHNRLQDECLKQEWFLSLTEARVVIENWRRKYNSQHPHSRLGFISPDAFAKLWHQTKAVLGSVRPTGSLHQALPQTITQPT